In the genome of Juglans microcarpa x Juglans regia isolate MS1-56 chromosome 6S, Jm3101_v1.0, whole genome shotgun sequence, the window gacctacatgaaaagaaattaaatttttaataggggaccctactctttttcaaagcgactgtatGACACTTACGTAATTCACAaatgcatgtagcattactcatataaaaaaataaggtaAGGATGTACTGAATTGTTTCTCTCACGATTGGTAATTCAACTTAAGCTATTGACTTTAAATTGTCAGATTTGTACAAGggtaaaaatgaaataaaacaccCGTTGGTGATATACATGTAGGTAGGATTGGTTACACCTGTAGAATTCTAAATAGAGATAGATACTGATCTTGATTGAATCAATCGTTGCTAGAGGCAATATTTGTTGCCGTGAAGATAGGGGTTGGTATCTTATCATAAATAACAATGAGTCAATAGCTAAATAAGatgaataatctttttatttattggaaaattataaataaaataatgtaagagTTAAATGTAGGAAAGGCAAAGAGACAAATAATCATTATAAGATGGAgaggaaaatattgaattagtaATCATAAATGGTAGAAAACATCTTTtcttcaatcattttcttttaattttaatgcaaAAAAATGGAGTAAGTTTGTTGTGGTAATAAAGACAATAAGATGAAAGGTCTTTTTAGATGTGAAGAATtgcaataaatcaaataaagtaaaataagaaataaaataaaatgatgggTTACTTGTATCTATTAATAATCTATTACACTAACTTTTTTAGTTAGGTGTGTGTGACAATGGTGGTTGGGTCTTGTATTgcaatttgtcatttttttaaggTTCTAATGGGTTCAAGACGTAATGGGACGAAAATATCTTGATTCTATTtcccatttgatttttttatttgaataataatttatgtaagTTTCAAATATACAAGTTTGATATATGctcgtaaaaaaaaatcatttttttttttatgagaccTACTTTTTATAAAGGGTCTGTTGAGCTTTGCACATCTAAAATTTGTAcatagcattattttttttattattataattgttatgatattttatttaaagaaactattgtaatatatttattggagctatatttttttatttaaataatattagatatagttttagggTGTGCAATAATGGCAAACTCTGcatactccttttgaaaaatatagggttatctattaaaaaaactttttcatATAGGTTTCAGATTTAACCATTTTTCTAAAGTGAGTTGAccctaaaactacaaatatcattcatttttttttttggcttattaaaaaaatttaaacaatgaatatttaaaaaaaaaatgaggccaaaaaacacaaaaagatgaagaaaatccTAGATTTCCTCTAccaatttatgtttttaattttttttaatatgtcacATGGCAAGTGGTGCCATATTAagaaagagttttgctacacaaccttCACCACACTCCACAATCCacactcaacatttttttaaatttttaaattttttaatatttttttaaactttttttgagtttattctttttaaattatttcaaattttttattcattattcatataataaatatttaataaaagaaaaaaataataaaaattaaaaaaagtgtatagtgtggagtgtgaggagtttgtaaagatttattcattaagaaataaattaaatagtaTAAATTAGAGAGTATAGTAAGAGTATCATATCATCTATGTTGTGGCCTTCCTCTTATCGTATAGTTACTTAGAAGTTGAAAGGTaaataactcataaaaaattagaatataaatacTCCTTATACTAATCGATAATTGATTTGCGGAattttgtattaataatatttttaatttatcaataaataaacttgtaaatatatatatatatatatatctttttcattCAAAGAATGTCCACTCAACGAGATCTGTACCTGAGATATTTTTCGGTGTCCTTTTGTCGCGCTGAACGACATACATCAACTTGTAAACGATATCCTCTTTGAACGACACATTATATGGTGTCGTTTTAACCAGAGTACCAGTGAGTAACCTACTAACCAGACTGCTTTTCGACTGGTCCTCTATAACCCCTTATCCAGATCCTCATCCCTCCTCTAAAcccttcctctccctctctctctttctctctctgagTGTGTAGAAATGGCTTCTGCAGCTACAAAGGCATTTTCAGTGGCCGACTCATCATGCGTATTCACTTTGTCCTCACTCTTTAGCACCACCACAAAAAACCCATATCGAATTATCCCTGTCCCATTCAAACCCACCAACCTCCACCTCTCTTGCTCTCGCTCTTCTTCACTCTTTTCTCCACCTCTCTCCCTCAGAAACAAGACCCACTTTTCCTCTACAGTCACCTTTGTAGCACAGGCCTCAGACTGGGCTCAACAAGAAGAAGACAACAACACCATCACCATTGaccatgaaaagaaagaaactacAGAACAGGAAGAGAAGACCGTTTGGGAAAATGAATGGGGCGTTGAGCCCGAGGGTTCGGTCGTTGAGGGCGTTGAAGCAGAGGGAGGGAGTGTTGAAGATGGGGACTTgaaggagagagaagaagaggacgAACAGTTTGTAGAGCCTCCAGAAGATGCAAAACTTTTTGTTGGGAATTTGCCTTATGACGTTGACAGTGAGAAATTGGCTATGCTTTTCGAGCAGGCCGGGACCGTGGAGATTGCTGAGGTGAGGTTTATGGCTTTTGGTTTTTGCAAAGTTGCTGGTTTTGGGGTTTACGAATTTTTGGAGGTTATGATACATGGGTGTTGCTTATTTGGTTTACATATTATAGTTTTGTTTCTATGGTTATAGGTTATATACAATAGGGAGACTGATCAGAGTCGTGGGTTCGGTTTTGTGACTATGAGTACTGTTGAAGAAGCTGAGAAAGCTGTAGGGACTTTCAACCGCTATGTAagttgcttcttcttcttcttcttcttctctctctctctctctctctctctctcgagaatttttattcagttttttcttAGCGCTATCATTAATTATAGCATGTGTATACACGAAGCAATAAAGCTGAATAGGAATTCAAGAAATTAAGAatggatatgaaaaaaatacagTGTGATACAATTTAAGAAGGgtaaattgtttataaaaatatccgcAAGAGTGCCAACCCAAGAGCAAGTTAGTCATAACATTCTTTTTATTGGCGCCGGGTGTCTGAGAACGTCCCGACTAATTCTGGGTGCACAagcccttggcaaggagtttcccataAGTGCGCATCGTGTAATTTAAGGGGAAAATCTCTCAgtctgatggcccctagagattgtttgcacccagtgggattcgaaccttagagggagcataccaccaagaccaagacctttaccacttgagccaacccctaggggttaagtTAGTCATAACATAGCCATGAGGATAACTTTGATGAGCAACTTTGACAAGTTGAGACTTGCAGTGCCAAATAGCAAACTAGCCgaaatttatgttttatagaCAGTTTGGATAGGCTCCTGCCAAATCCATGAGTGTCAATCCTTATACATGGAACTGAAGAGAGGGGTTGCAATGACAGCAGCGACTGGAAATGACATTCATGGTCTCAGCAAGAACGAGAAGAAGGATCCATACATTGAAAGCATTTACGAGCCAATGCATTTGAATCCTTATTATTGATCTATGACTCACTCGGTTCTAGGtttaattccattttttttttttttttgtacttggtGAAACTTGAGATTAGAAGACAAAGTTGTAAACTAATGGACATCCAGCAGAGCTACCCTCAATGAGGACCCTACCCCCTCTGTCTTCATGTGAGTTGCTTGTACAGTCCCAAATAGATGAGGAACAAGCTGAACAAAAAAGAGACTTGATACTCAAGTCACCGCCACTCTCCCATAATTATGTGAGGGCCAGGCACTTACCTTCACCATCTCCCCATGTTCCACTGATCAAATGATGCAAGGGTGGACTTGGATAAGAGTGGAGAAGATACATTTTTCCCCAGCTTTAGATTTCGAATTGAAGGTTGCAGTCTCCAGTATGCATCTAAATGAGCAGAAGTACCCATGGTCTTATGCTGCTTTGGAATGATTCACAGGTTGCCTCGACCATCTAATTGAACAGACCAGGGGCTCACCTTCACCATCTCCCAAAGTACTCATGGATCGTATGCTGCGAATGTTTGATGGGTTTGTGTCACAAGTAAATGAAGGTTCTAGTGCCATGACAGTATGTGTCTTATATGCTGCCAAGTTTCAGTAACCAGCATTGTGAGCTTATGAGTGGAATTGCTAGATGTTTACCAGAGATACAGGTTTTATGATTCTACTGTTGACTTGCTAATAGCAATAAGTAGGGATGGAAACTGGTTTTGTTGGTGAGTAATAGCAAGTTGAAACCCGCGGTTGTACTTTTGGCTTTTGTGTTTCCTGACCTTACATTGAAACTGGTAACATCGAGTCATATGATTGCTTAAGGAATTTGCTCATTTGGTCAAGGACTtgtttggtggaacttcaaCCTAAGGTGTTCCACTATGAGGTTAGTAGGAAGAGCAAAGCTCGTGCCAGCATGTTGTGGAGAACAAAATAGAGGTTGCATCGCTGTGGTGATGTATGGAAGGATGAGGTTTATTTATGTCCTTCTAAGAGCAATATACATGAGATTAGGGttctaatatgaaaaaaaaaagtgcagaaTGATGATTtcactaaataataataataaaaaaatctgtgcAAAAACATAGTTTCACCTCTAATCCGATTGTTTCtgtaaaaaatgttaaaaagaaaaaataaacgcATTCAGTTTAGACTTGTAAAGTACATTGTCAGGTCAGAGTGATCTTAATTTATGGCATATGAGGATCGAACCTTGTTAGTAGGTGAATTGCCTATTGAGGAAAAGTGCTTCAAGGTTAAAATGTGTTGTGTATAGTTTATGTAGTTATCATACTATTTATAAGGTAATCTCTCCTGtaagggtgtgtttggatgttgaagtgagttgagttgagttgagttgtgatgataaaatattgttagaatattattttttaatattattattattttgaaatttgaaaaaattgaattgtttattatattttgtgttgggatttgaaaaagttgtaatgatgagttgagatgagttgaggtgagtttggtaaccaaacgcaccctaaaaCTGCTGCTTGAGGCTAGCCTTGAAGAAGAGACGTGCTTTGTTGGTCATTAATGCAGCCTTTCTTGTGCTTCTTTTTCACCCTTTCTCAGCATTCTAGAATATCTGACCtctattacaaaatataatttcgGAAGCATTAGTCTTATCCTGTTCACACCTTACCGACATGACCTTCtccaaatgatattttttactGTGCGGAAACCACATGTACACAACAAACACATGTTTTT includes:
- the LOC121236513 gene encoding 28 kDa ribonucleoprotein, chloroplastic-like, with amino-acid sequence MASAATKAFSVADSSCVFTLSSLFSTTTKNPYRIIPVPFKPTNLHLSCSRSSSLFSPPLSLRNKTHFSSTVTFVAQASDWAQQEEDNNTITIDHEKKETTEQEEKTVWENEWGVEPEGSVVEGVEAEGGSVEDGDLKEREEEDEQFVEPPEDAKLFVGNLPYDVDSEKLAMLFEQAGTVEIAEVIYNRETDQSRGFGFVTMSTVEEAEKAVGTFNRYDLNGRPLTVNKAAPRGIRPERPPRTFEPSFRIYVGNLPWDVDNGRLEQLFSEHGKVVDARVVYDRESGRSRGFGFVTMSSETERNDAIAALDGQSLDGRAIRVNVAEDRPRRSF